In Desulfoferula mesophila, the genomic window GTTCTTGCCGCCCACCGCCTCCTCGTAGGGGATGACGCTGCGCCCCAAAAACTCGGCGGCGATGGCCGCCAGGCCGTGGGAGGTCTTGCCGGGGTTGAGCAGATAGCTGGCCACCATGGTGTCAAAGGCGATGCCCGCCAGCGGCGCGCCCGCCCGGCTCAAGACGATGTGGTCGTACTTGAGGTTCTGGCCCACCTTGGCCACCAGGGGGTCGGCGCACAGGGGGCGCAGCAGATCCAGGGCCTTTTCCCGGTCCATCTGCTTTTCCCCGTCCGGCAGTTGGTGGCCCACCGGCACGTAGATAGCCTGGCCCTTTTGGCTGCACAGGGAAAAGCCCACCAGTTGGGCCAGCATGGGATCGATGCTGGTGGTCTCGGTGTCGATGGACACCTTGCCCTTTTTGCGGGCCTTGGCGATCTCGGCCTCCAGCTCCTTGGGCTCCACCACCAAGCGGTAGTCGCCCTCGCTGGCCGCCGGCTGGGGCGCGAACTGCTTCATCAGCGAGGTGAACTCCAGCTGGGCCAGCACCGGGGTTATCACCTCCGGGTCCGGCGGGGCCATGGCGAACAGTTCGGGGCTGAAGCTGAGCGGCGCGTCGTCGGCCAGGCGGGCCAGGGTCCGGCTGATGCGGGCGTCCTCGGCGTGGGCCAGGAGGTTTTCCTTGAGCTTGGACTTTTTCATCTCCGGCGCGGCGGCCAAGACCGAATCCAAATCGCCGTACTGTTCCAGCAGGGTCTTGGCCTTCTTGGGCCCCACCCCCGGCACGCCGGGAATGTTGTCGGTGCTGTCGCCGGTAAGGGCCTGCAGGTCCACCACCAGCTCCGGGTCCACCCCCATCTTCTCGCGCACCTCGGCCGGGCCCAGGCGGGCCTCCTTCATGGTGTCCCACATGCTCACCCGGTCATTCACCAGTTGGGACATGTCCTTGTCGCCGGTGACCAGCACCACCTGGAAGCCCTGCTCCGTGGCCTGGCGGGCCAGGGTGGCCATCAGGTCGTCGGCCTCGTAGCCCTCCATCTCCACCGCCGGCAGGTTCAGGGCGGTGACCACCTGGCGCACCAGGGGCATCTGGGACTTGAGGGCCGGGTCCAGGGGCGGGCGGTTGGCCTTGTAGGGCTCGTAGAGCTTGTGGCGGAAGGTGGGGCCCTTGGCGTCGTAGACCACGGCCAGGTGGCTGGGCTGGGCCTCGTCCAACACCTTGAGCAGCATCTGCACGAAGCCGTACACCGCGCCGGTGGGCACCCCGTCGCTGGTGGTCAGGTTTCTTATGGCGTGGAAGGCGCGGTGGATGTAGCTGGAGGCGTCCAGCAGATATAGGGTGGGCTTTTTACTCAATTCTGGGTCTCCTATTAAAAACTAGATGTTCTCACTTAAATATTGTATCGCTTTGATGAAGTTACATTGTTCATAGTGAAAACGTGGCTCATCTTTTAGACCAGGTCCTAACAACGATAAAAACCTATTTTTTACGGATTGGGAGGGATCAAACACCCAGAATCTTCTTATGCTTGATTCACTATGCGTTGCTAGCGCAAATAAAAATCTAAAGAACATGTCCGTTTCTGGAAGGGAATATCCGATCACGTATATT contains:
- the polA gene encoding DNA polymerase I; the encoded protein is MSKKPTLYLLDASSYIHRAFHAIRNLTTSDGVPTGAVYGFVQMLLKVLDEAQPSHLAVVYDAKGPTFRHKLYEPYKANRPPLDPALKSQMPLVRQVVTALNLPAVEMEGYEADDLMATLARQATEQGFQVVLVTGDKDMSQLVNDRVSMWDTMKEARLGPAEVREKMGVDPELVVDLQALTGDSTDNIPGVPGVGPKKAKTLLEQYGDLDSVLAAAPEMKKSKLKENLLAHAEDARISRTLARLADDAPLSFSPELFAMAPPDPEVITPVLAQLEFTSLMKQFAPQPAASEGDYRLVVEPKELEAEIAKARKKGKVSIDTETTSIDPMLAQLVGFSLCSQKGQAIYVPVGHQLPDGEKQMDREKALDLLRPLCADPLVAKVGQNLKYDHIVLSRAGAPLAGIAFDTMVASYLLNPGKTSHGLAAIAAEFLGRSVIPYEEAVGGKNQSFAFAELDKATPYAAEDADVAWQAAKVLGPRIEEAGLEPLFLDLEMPLVPLLARLEMNGVKLDVDALGELSKELGGQLVELEASCYKLAGHEFNLNSPSQLATVLFEELGLPQVKKTKKKTGYSTDVTVLTILAAQHPLPAEILNYRTLSKIKGTYVDTLPALVHPDTGRVHTSFNQAVTATGRLSSSDPNLQNIPVRTELGLRIRECFITEPGMVMLSADYSQIELRVLAHLSRDPLLLEDLSQGLDVHTQTAARLFDVMPGLVTKEMRARAKTVNFGVLYGMSAFRLAREQGISNQEAQEIISKYLGRYAGIAAFQQTNLASARDKGYVTTLLGRRRFLPAINSSNRVAREGAERIALNTPIQGTAADLIKLAMLKVADMMAAEFPEALMILQVHDELVFEVPEKQAEAFTERVRQEMEGVYQLAVELKVDIGQGANWAEAH